From Thermocladium sp. ECH_B, the proteins below share one genomic window:
- a CDS encoding ABC transporter substrate-binding protein: MRKEIWILALAIALAMGLALVAYAQQMPQTVNIYEVSSSQVPQYFSSGKIDIFLNPWALPPSTLSQLSSNPNITFVSPAPISIYDYLFNPYPSNTTFNPFAYRYVRFLMNYLVDRSGVISQVFSGNAQPMVAWPSIFAPNNYKLILPSILKYNVHYDPSFVNASIYAYFVKLNKTDPVWHGRILYINHMWYYLPPGSSAPQPVTIKFFIRNDDEFRYKMGQMFMASLQQLGFTVQPEYGSLRDALTIVYGSNPANMSWSIYTEAWSVTPEPWDTGAGDAWFATWYGNVPGWGTPGWYNYANSTINNLTYMVATGNFSSLAQFEKYSELSXLMGFQQAIRVWIVYRAVSYPVLNSVKDYLPSLMGLESFNPVGVKFAYNAAHPSVLNVGMLHVAQFPWDPIGWYYSIDSYSADVFGGFLFDPFIFYSPTSGEPLPFRGAWRTVMNVNNAAATYPVPPNAVIWNATLEKWVPVGPGNTAKDIVYLYFNGTWLGTNWQDGQPITMADIIFNYYLWFDLAQLGKDLGPSASALSDLQGIISPTTSEIVGLQFFNNGTVVVYGNYWFPDPNIVAAYYAPGLYSMVVPWQVYAAMLQDFVEGKGAFTSSEASSLNTHQIDISQAGDAAILAGILKDWTATGYVWDNGSVFNINGVSFLSTSQAVQDYQDALNFYNTYGNMFISNGPYILKQLITVTPQSATLVAWSGYPFNYNYWFNKIYTSQGITSFPPQGNFAPSVVGFSPTSIVSNQTASFTIKVQGVGNPVATIYLINPSTSSILYNATATGANGIVNVTVPATVTAMLQPGTYEVLAVVHTTATPIPAQYEATVLVSPPPPPPTTTSPPTTSTPPPTTTSPPTTSTPPPTTTSSSLLIAVVVIIVVVIIAVGVWLALGRKKQ; this comes from the coding sequence ATGCGNAAGGAAATTTGGATTCTCGCGCTTGCCATCGCGCTAGCGATGGGCTTAGCGCTGGTAGCATATGCGCAGCAAATGCCGCAAACAGTTAATATATATGAAGTATCCTCAAGCCAAGTACCGCAGTACTTCTCCTCCGGAAAGATAGATATCTTCCTTAATCCATGGGCATTGCCACCCAGCACTCTTTCTCAGCTCTCCAGTAATCCCAATATAACATTCGTGTCGCCGGCGCCTATATCAATATATGATTACCTCTTTAACCCATATCCAAGCAATACGACATTTAACCCATTCGCATATAGATACGTTAGATTCCTAATGAATTACCTAGTTGACAGGAGCGGCGTCATATCGCAAGTATTCAGTGGGAATGCTCAACCCATGGTTGCTTGGCCATCAATATTCGCCCCCAACAACTATAAACTAATATTGCCATCAATATTAAAGTATAATGTGCATTATGATCCCTCCTTCGTGAATGCATCGATTTATGCTTACTTCGTAAAGCTAAACAAGACAGATCCAGTTTGGCATGGAAGGATCCTATACATAAACCACATGTGGTATTACCTACCGCCAGGTTCATCAGCGCCTCAACCAGTGACCATAAAGTTCTTCATTAGGAACGACGATGAATTCAGGTATAAGATGGGTCAAATGTTCATGGCCTCGCTCCAACAATTAGGCTTCACGGTTCAGCCAGAGTATGGCAGTCTTAGAGATGCCTTAACTATCGTGTACGGTAGCAATCCCGCCAATATGAGTTGGAGCATATATACCGAGGCTTGGTCAGTAACTCCAGAGCCTTGGGATACTGGTGCTGGCGATGCTTGGTTCGCCACTTGGTATGGCAATGTTCCTGGATGGGGCACTCCAGGCTGGTATAATTATGCTAACTCCACGATAAATAACTTGACATATATGGTTGCCACAGGCAATTTCTCCTCTCTGGCTCAATTTGAGAAGTATTCCGAGTTATCGGNTTTAATGGGATTCCAGCAAGCAATAAGGGTATGGATAGTATATAGGGCCGTATCATACCCAGTGCTGAATAGCGTTAAGGATTACTTGCCGAGCCTCATGGGGCTCGAGAGCTTCAACCCGGTTGGTGTAAAATTCGCCTATAATGCCGCTCATCCAAGTGTGCTGAATGTCGGCATGCTTCATGTGGCTCAGTTCCCGTGGGATCCAATAGGATGGTATTACTCCATTGATTCATACAGCGCCGACGTGTTCGGCGGATTCCTATTTGACCCATTCATATTCTATAGCCCCACCAGTGGGGAGCCCTTGCCATTTAGAGGCGCATGGAGAACCGTCATGAATGTGAATAATGCTGCAGCAACGTACCCTGTGCCGCCCAATGCGGTTATTTGGAACGCAACGCTGGAGAAGTGGGTGCCTGTTGGGCCCGGCAATACTGCNAAGGACATAGTTTATCTATACTTCAATGGAACCTGGCTTGGCACTAATTGGCAGGATGGTCAACCCATAACCATGGCAGACATCATATTTAATTATTACTTATGGTTCGATTTGGCTCAGCTCGGCAAGGATCTTGGCCCCAGCGCCAGCGCATTATCTGACCTCCAGGGAATAATTTCGCCGACTACGTCGGAGATAGTTGGTTTACAGTTCTTCAACAATGGAACTGTGGTGGTTTATGGGAATTACTGGTTCCCCGATCCCAACATAGTTGCTGCATACTATGCACCGGGACTATATTCCATGGTTGTTCCATGGCAAGTATATGCCGCTATGTTGCAGGACTTCGTCGAGGGCAAGGGTGCATTCACCAGCAGTGAGGCTTCATCCCTTAATACGCATCAAATAGATATTAGCCAAGCCGGTGACGCCGCAATACTTGCTGGCATATTGAAGGATTGGACCGCAACTGGTTATGTTTGGGATAATGGGTCTGTCTTTAACATAAATGGCGTCTCATTCCTATCCACTAGCCAGGCTGTTCAGGATTACCAGGATGCATTGAACTTCTATAATACATACGGCAATATGTTCATAAGCAATGGACCATATATATTAAAGCAATTAATAACCGTTACTCCACAATCGGCAACCCTTGTTGCATGGAGTGGATACCCATTCAATTATAATTATTGGTTCAACAAGATATATACATCGCAAGGCATTACGTCGTTCCCGCCACAAGGAAACTTCGCGCCGTCAGTGGTTGGTTTCTCTCCAACTAGTATAGTATCTAACCAGACCGCCTCATTCACGATAAAGGTTCAAGGAGTTGGTAATCCAGTGGCTACAATTTACTTGATTAATCCATCCACCAGCAGTATATTGTACAATGCAACGGCCACTGGAGCTAATGGTATAGTTAATGTGACTGTTCCAGCGACAGTTACGGCGATGCTCCAGCCGGGAACTTATGAGGTTCTAGCCGTGGTTCACACTACTGCTACTCCGATACCGGCTCAATATGAGGCGACTGTTCTTGTTTCGCCGCCGCCTCCGCCGCCTACCACTACGTCTCCGCCTACTACGTCTACTCCGCCGCCTACCACTACGTCTCCGCCTACTACGTCTACTCCGCCGCCTACCACTACGTCAAGTTCATTATTGATAGCTGTAGTTGTCATAATAGTCGTCGTAATTATAGCGGTTGGTGTTTGGTTGGCTCTTGGTAGGAAGAAGCAGTAA